Proteins found in one Oryza glaberrima chromosome 4, OglaRS2, whole genome shotgun sequence genomic segment:
- the LOC127769680 gene encoding uncharacterized protein LOC127769680 gives MASSSSSLGLGAIFQSGCPLLPPRPAVRRAPTRRRAVATKISCIGWDPEGVLGPPQGGHIARLEFRRRLERDSDAREAFERQVREEHERRRQEREARVIPDTDAGLVEFFLDTEAREIEVEIGRLRPRLNQPFFDYIQREIAQIKFSITRTAEMEDRLIELEAMQKVLLEGVEAYDKLQNDLVSAKERLTKILQSSDKKSTLLEMVERNELNMSILTLLDENIASAKTNNQEEAVAFMENVRSSILKYITV, from the exons AtggcttcctcttcctcttcccttgGCCTTGGCGCCATCTTCCAAagcggctgccccctcctcccgcctcgccccgccgtccgccgcgcgcccaccaggcgccgcgccgtcgccaccaagATCTCCTGCATCGGATGG GACCCCGAGGGCGTCCTCGGCCCGCCGCAGGGCGGCCACATCGCGCGCCTCGagttccgccgccgcctcgagagGGACTCCGACGCCCGCGAGGCCTTCGAGCGCCAGGTCCGCGAGGAGCACGAGCGACGCCGCCAGGAGCGCGAG GCGCGGGTCATCCCTGACACGGACGCCGGCCTCGTCGAGTTCTTCCTCGACACGGAGGCGCGCGAGATCGAGGTAGAGATCGGCAGGCTCCGCCCCAGGCTCAACCAGCCCTTCTTCGACTACATCCAGCGCGAGATCGCCCAGATCAAGTTCTCAATCACCCGAACAGCG GAAATGGAGGACCGATTGATCGAGTTGGAAGCGATGCAAAAGGTTCTGCTTGAGGGAGTGG AGGCCTATGACAAGTTGCAAAATGACCTTGTCAGCGCGAAAGAACGCCTCACAAAGATCCTGCAATCAAGCGACAAAAAATCGACA CTTCTTGAAATGGTTGAACGGAATGAGCTCAACATGTCCATACTAACACTCCTCGATGAAAATATAGCAAGCGCCAAGACCAACAATCAG GAAGAAGCTGTGGCTTTCATGGAGAATGTTCGCTCATCCATCCTGAAATATATTACAGTATGA